One region of Anticarsia gemmatalis isolate Benzon Research Colony breed Stoneville strain chromosome 2, ilAntGemm2 primary, whole genome shotgun sequence genomic DNA includes:
- the LOC142978541 gene encoding ribosomal RNA small subunit methyltransferase NEP1, with product MGKKRKLGTKDDENEYDPVPKHLVTSHIKKQEKRLIVILEKAQLETVKTGNSFELLNCDDHANILRKNDRDPGSCRPDITHQSLLMLMDSPLNRAGLLQVYIHTEKNVLIEINPQTRIPRTFKRFAGLMVQLLHKFAIRASDGPMKLLKVIKNPVTSHLPVGVRKVTMSFSSKVVKNCRELVPKDEPIVMVIGAMAHGKVEVDYSEDVISISNYPLSAALTCAKLCTAFEEVWDVV from the exons ATGGGAAAGAAAAGGAAATTAGGAACTAAAGATGATGAAAACGAGTACGACCCAGTACCAAAACATTTAGTAACATCACATATAAAGAAGCAAGAAAAACGCCTTATAGTTATTTTGGAAAAAGCACAACTAGAAACTGTTAAG acTGGTAACAGTTTCGAGCTGTTAAACTGTGATGATCACGCAAATATCTTAAGGAAAAATGATAGAGATCCTGGATCATGTAGGCCAGATATTACACATCAGTCCTTACTTATGTTAATGGATTCTCCGCTGAACAGAGCTGGACTCCTGCAAGTATACATACACACAGAGAAAAATGTCCTTATAGAAATTAATCCACAAACCAGAATACCTCGGACATTTAAAAGATTTGCTGGACTTATGG ttcaACTTCTCCACAAGTTTGCAATAAGAGCATCTGACGGTCCAATGAAACTgttgaaagtgataaaaaatCCAGTCACCTCACATTTACCTGTAGGTGTAAGAAAAGTGACAATGTCCTTTAGTTCTAAAGTTGTCAAGAACTGTAGAGAGTTGGTACCAAAAGATGAACCAATTGTTATGGTTATTGGTGCTATGGCTCACGGAAAGGTTGAAGTGGACTATTCAGAGGATGTTATTTCAATAAGCAACTATCCTTTATCAGCTGCATTGACATGTGCAAAATTATGTACTGCTTTTGAAGAAGTTTGGGATGTTGtgtga
- the por gene encoding protein-serine O-palmitoleoyltransferase por: MEEEDDYTETAWTYITLCGEPTIYEGLRFAKDLIIANVILRLFIQFVPLPHNVRHSLCLVIGSFLLYHNIGPPFIWTVGLTAGAYIFIIILSFITKKWRGLLISISVISFLILCELYVLNPKMWQQIRGIQMIAAMKIISVAIELDRDLFKRMLNPVEFGGYILCPANCILGPWISFHSYNQYLEVKFLSRRWIKLIIVNLFLSMLFLFLSNCIVPWYIDDEMPKWLTAYRDAQSFRMSHYFVSSMSIVSMISAGFGLTNDCHSEIHVTKPFFIELPRSLVQVVIYWNIPMHQWLKNYVFKTCQPYGQFVAIFVTYVVSSLLHGLNFQFSAVLLSIGTFSYVEYNLRYKVAAALEVCCLANPCTKQCDHKYKKNSLLAIFTNTIFSLITIIHLAYLGVMFEASFSVQESGYSYYHTISKWENLNFFSHGFAASMFVIYLMM, translated from the coding sequence ATGGAAGAAGAAGATGACTACACCGAAACCGCCTGGACGTACATCACCTTATGTGGAGAACCCACTATCTACGAGGGATTGAGATTTGCTAAAGATTTAATCATCGCTAATGTCATCTTGCGCCTATTTATACAGTTTGTACCACTACCTCACAATGTCAGGCACAGTTTGTGTTTAGTTATAGGAAGTTTCTTATTGTATCATAATATAGGTCCTCCATTTATATGGACTGTAGGGCTCACAGCTGGtgcttacatatttattataatactatcaTTCATCACAAAAAAATGGAGGGGGTTGTTGATTTCCATATCTGTTATAAGCTTTTTGATATTATGTGAGCTATATGTACTTAATCCTAAAATGTGGCAACAAATAAGAGGCATCCAGATGATTGCAgctatgaaaataatatctgtAGCTATTGAACTGGACAGAGATCTGTTCAAACGCATGTTGAATCCTGTTGAGTTTGGAGGATATATACTTTGTCCAGCCAACTGTATTCTAGGACCGTGGATTTCTTTCCATTCATATAATCAATACCTGGAAGTTAAATTTTTATCCAGAAGGTGGATCAAACTTATAATAGTCAACCTGTTTCTGTCAATGTTATTCTTGTTTTTGTCTAATTGCATTGTACCATGGTACATTGATGATGAGATGCCCAAGTGGTTGACTGCATACAGGGATGCACAGTCATTCAGAATGTCACATTACTTTGTTTCAAGCATGTCCATTGTATCAATGATAAGTGCTGGATTTGGGCTAACAAATGATTGTCATTCTGAAATTCATGTCACCAAGCCATTTTTCATTGAGTTGCCAAGATCTCTAGTCCAAGTTGTTATTTATTGGAACATTCCAATGCATCAGTGGTTGAAAAACTATGTTTTCAAGACTTGCCAGCCATATGGTCAATTTGTTGCCATATTTGTAACTTATGTAGTTTCATCACTACTCCATGGGTTAAACTTCCAGTTTTCAGCAGTATTACTCAGCATAGGCACATTTTCATATGTTGAATATAATTTGCGGTACAAAGTCGCAGCGGCCTTAGAAGTGTGTTGTTTGGCAAATCCTTGCACAAAGCAATGTGATCATAAGTATAAGAAGAACAGTTTACTTGCAATATTTACGAACACTATATTCTCTCTCATTACTATCATTCACCTTGCTTATCTAGGTGTAATGTTTGAAGCATCTTTCTCTGTACAAGAATCTGGTTATTCTTATTATCATACTATAAGTAAATGGGAGAATCTTAATTTTTTCAGTCATGGTTTTGCTGCATCTATGTTTGTGATTTATTTGATGATGTGA
- the Atg5 gene encoding autophagy protein 5, with product MANDREVLREIWDGKLPICFQLTQEEIMEIQQPDPFYVMVPRLSYFPLVTDKMKRHFLRYISQENADNEMWLDFNGQPLKWHYPIGFLYDLYCGQDPQLPWHLTVHFTKFPEDILLHCPNKDIVEAHFMSTVKEADVLKHRGQVMSTMQKKDHNQLWLGLQNDKFDQFWAINRRLMESHGDNEGFKHIPIKIYSDDGTCNQRLVSPKNSDGSRKTIQQMLTELYTEKNDVKLRTHGVVIPSDTPLQWLSEHLSYPDNFLHLCVL from the exons ATGGCGAATGATAGAGAAGTTTTGCGTGAAATATGGGACGGAAAACTGCCTATATGTTTTCAGTTAACCCAAGAAGAAATTATGGAAATACAGCAACCAGACCCTTTTTATGTGATGGTTCCAAGATTGAGCTACTTTCCCCTTGTAACTGATAAG ATGAAGAGACACTTTTTGCGTTATATATCTCAAGAAAATGCTGATAACGAAATGTGGTTGGACTTTAATGGGCAACCACTAAAGTGGCACTATCCGATAGGATTCCTTTACGACTTATACTGTGGCCAGGACCCACAACTGCCCTGGCATCTCACTGTACACTTTACAAAGTTTCCAGAAGACATTCTTCTTCATTGCCCTAACAA AGATATTGTAGAGGCTCATTTTATGTCAACAGTGAAGGAGGCTGATGTACTCAAACATAGAGGACAAGTCATGTCTACCATGCAGAAGAAAGACCATAATCAGCTGTGGCTTGGCTTACAAAATG ATAAGTTTGATCAATTTTGGGCAATAAATAGGCGTTTAATGGAATCTCATGGAGACAATGAAGGCTTTAAACACATTCCAATCAAGATATATTCAGATGATGGAACTTGCAATCAACGTCTAGTCAGTCCAAAGAACAGTGATGGCAGTAGAAAAACTATTCAACAAATGCTTACTGAATTGTACACTGAAAAAAACGATG taaAACTGAGAACACATGGAGTTGTGATTCCCTCTGACACACCACTGCAGTGGTTATCTGAACATTTGAGCTATCCAGACAATTTTCTTCATCTGTGtgtactttaa
- the Xrcc2 gene encoding X-ray repair cross complementing 2 yields MTIMTTAKFKIESGEQLLARITKKNAIENFYPALFECGLNHGDTVEIFSDTSTSYLLIDLICEALFPTKSNEEPSGVLMFNTVSQFIYEEFIKTIKMRIDSCLDNSLDIETRKIENDRLLNKALSNFFLLEIYDATQFYTTIHNLDSIFTQHSNISLLVFDTLTAFYWSEQGFKIMKMDLYIKNLLRIIQKVSKEYKVIIVYTRPGYFSSSKDMNNYETSQLADGLNFKVQLVDSSKGVYQLNVRTVHSYYTKCFIVLNNVIKWQ; encoded by the exons ATGACAA TTATGACTACggctaaatttaaaattgaatccGGAGAACAACTACTGGCAAGAATTACTAAGAAAAATGCGATCGAAAACTTTTACCCAGCGTTGTTTGAATGCGGATTAAATCACGGGGATACAGTTGAGATTTTCAGTGATACTAGCACGTCATATTTACTTATTGACCTAATTTGTGAAGCTTTGTTCCCAACTAAATCCAATGAAGAGCCATCAGGCGTACTTATGTTTAATACtgtttcacaatttatttatgaagaatttataaaaacaattaaaatgagGATTGATTCCTGTCTTGATAATAGTTTAGACATTGAAACAAGAAAAATTGAAAATGATAGACTGCTAAACAAGGCCcttagtaatttttttctacTAGAAATTTATGATGCTACACAATTTTACACTACTATTCATAATCTGGATAGTATTTTCACCCAGCATTCAAATATATCGCTGTTAGTATTTGATACACTAACTGCCTTTTACTGGTCTGAACAAGggtttaaaataatgaagatGGATTTGTATATCAAAAATTTACTTAGAATTATACAAAAAGTTTCTAAAGAATACAAAGTAATAATAGTATATACAAGACCAGGATACTTTAGTTCAAGCAAAGATATGAATAATTATGAAACAAGTCAACTAGCAGATggcttaaattttaaagttcaaTTAGTAGATAGTTCAAAAGGTGTATATCAATTAAATGTAAGAACAGTTCATTCATACTATAccaaatgttttattgtactcaacaatgtaataaaatggCAGTAA
- the LOC142984092 gene encoding torsin-1A-like → MLGKSNIVVFLSTLSLLLECAFAELITISLIGSALAAGGWYKWDTIKDHTVCRYMECCNDEHVPFDINKLKLSLSQRMFGQPLVDELVNILHAHKEALNDETKSNKKALVISLHGWPGVGKNFASTMIAEALYKKGMQSKYVKLYMGKKDFDCSNLQQKKEDLVATLNKLVKKCPKSLIIFDEIHDMCPSVLDAIKPMLDHHHAVDGVNYRDSIFIFISNIGGQEIATKLLELYGEGAKRNDVDFHDFEPIIRRTAYFQGGFEKAAAIANHLIDHYVPFLPLEQQHVEMCALAEFRSHAVYHPTKEMMAEALSVITYGPNEDQPIFANNGCKRFTRHIPYIIQKYKKKTEL, encoded by the exons atgTTGGGCAAATCAAACATAGTAGTATTTTTAAGTACTTTATCATTATTGTTAGAATGTGCCTTTGCGGAGTTGATTACAATATCGCTGATTGGTTCTGCTTTAGCAGCAGGTGGATGGTACAAATGGGATACAATAAAGGATCACACTGTTTGTCGATATATGGAGTGCTGTAATGACGAACATGTGCCTTTTGATATAAATA AGTTAAAACTATCGCTATCGCAGCGGATGTTTGGGCAGCCATTAGTTGATGAATTAGTGAACATATTACATGCACATAAAGAAGCATTGAATGATGAAACTAAAAGTAATAAGAAAGCTTTAGTTATTAGCCTGCACGGCTGGCCCGGTGTTGGCAAGAACTTTGCTTCTACAATGATAGCTGAGGCACTTTATAAGAAAGGTATGCAGAGTAAATATGTGAAGCTATACATGGGAAAAAAAGATTTTGACTGCTCCAATTTGCAGCAGAAAAAa GAAGACTTGGTAGCTACTTTGAATAAGTTAGTGAAAAAATGTCCAAAatctcttattatatttgatgAGATCCATGACATGTGCCCGTCGGTGTTGGATGCTATTAAGCCAATGCTTGACCACCATCATGCAGTGGACGGAGTCAATTACAG GgacagtatttttatattcatttcaaATATTGGAGGTCAAGAGATTGCCACCAAATTGTTGGAGTTGTATGGGGAAGGTGCTAAGAGAAATGATGTTGATTTTCATGATTTTGAACCTATTATTAGAAGAACTGCTTATTTTCAAG GTGGCTTTGAAAAAGCTGCAGCTATAGCCAATCACTTGATTGACCACTATGTGCCTTTCTTACCGTTGGAACAACAGCATGTAGAAATGTGTGCCCTTGCAGAGTTCCGTTCACATGCTGTTTATCATCCAACAAAGGAAATGATGGC TGAAGCGTTATCTGTTATTACGTATGGCCCGAATGAAGACCAACCAATATTCGCAAACAATGGATGCAAGAGATTTACAAGACACATTCCTTACATTATccagaaatataaaaagaaaacagagCTGTAA